A single window of Anaerocolumna chitinilytica DNA harbors:
- a CDS encoding DHH family phosphoesterase: MKKKVKVKGALQSYLRWPLFLSLLLITMDIGINIADREAGIMMNGFVVVYIIIALVLYFYKRPNILGDIVRYAADYGQVQKQLLKDMALPYGVLDCQGRLLWGNNEFIEVVGDEKLAKKSISRIFPEITEAVLPIDMQDQILHLTKDNFFYKVVLRKIIANGFFDEQVWDAAEDGHGDDSNSLIGIYIYDETEIKSLARQNQEQRMITGLLYIDNYEEALESIDEVRRSLLVALVDRKINKYMQSIDAIVKKVEKDKYIFLFKHKYLSQLQNNKFNLLEEVRTINIGNEMSVTISIGLGVNVESYQTSYEYARAAIDLALGRGGDQAVIKDGDKISYYGGKSIQLEKSTRVKARVKAHALKEFVEAKDKVVIMGHAIGDVDSFGAGIGIYRIAKTLNKKAHIVINEVTTSVRPLMTRFINNPDYEDDMFLKSEQAIGLVDNNTLLVIVDVNRPSYTECKELLSLTKTIVILDHHRQTGEAIENPVLSYIEPYASSSCEMVAEILQYIGDGLRLKQVEADAMYAGIMIDTNNFLTKTGVRTFEAAAFLRRSGADVTRIRKAFRSDMDEYKTKAEAISGTEVYMEHYAITICASAGINSPTVLGAQVANELLNINNIRASFVFTEFNEKIYLSARSIDEVNVQLIMERLGGGGHMSVAGAQFTGCTLSEATYNLKTTLSTMKKEGEL; this comes from the coding sequence ATGAAAAAGAAAGTAAAAGTTAAGGGTGCCTTACAGTCATATCTAAGATGGCCCCTCTTTTTGTCCTTGCTGTTAATAACAATGGATATTGGTATCAATATAGCAGACAGAGAAGCCGGCATTATGATGAACGGCTTTGTTGTTGTGTACATTATCATAGCCCTGGTCTTATATTTTTATAAACGGCCTAATATACTGGGAGATATTGTACGCTATGCCGCGGACTACGGGCAGGTTCAAAAACAGCTCTTGAAGGATATGGCGCTGCCTTATGGTGTCCTTGATTGCCAGGGCAGACTTCTTTGGGGGAACAATGAATTCATTGAAGTAGTCGGTGATGAAAAGCTGGCAAAGAAATCTATAAGCCGGATCTTTCCTGAGATCACGGAAGCGGTTCTGCCTATTGATATGCAGGATCAGATTCTTCATCTTACAAAGGATAATTTCTTTTATAAGGTAGTTCTGCGTAAAATTATTGCAAATGGTTTCTTTGATGAGCAGGTTTGGGATGCAGCAGAGGACGGGCATGGAGATGACTCTAACAGCCTGATCGGAATCTATATCTACGATGAAACAGAGATAAAGTCCTTAGCCAGACAGAATCAGGAACAGCGGATGATTACAGGACTTTTGTACATTGATAATTATGAGGAAGCTCTTGAAAGCATTGATGAAGTCAGACGGTCACTGCTGGTCGCTTTGGTAGACCGTAAAATTAATAAATATATGCAGAGTATTGATGCTATTGTCAAGAAAGTGGAGAAAGATAAATATATTTTTCTATTTAAGCATAAATACCTGAGTCAGCTTCAGAATAACAAATTCAATCTTCTGGAGGAAGTTAGAACGATTAATATCGGTAATGAGATGTCCGTGACAATCAGTATTGGTCTTGGTGTTAATGTAGAATCCTACCAGACGAGTTATGAATATGCCAGAGCGGCAATCGATCTGGCGCTTGGCAGAGGCGGAGACCAGGCTGTTATTAAGGATGGGGATAAGATATCTTACTACGGCGGAAAGAGTATTCAATTAGAGAAGAGTACCCGTGTAAAGGCCCGTGTAAAAGCTCATGCCTTAAAAGAATTCGTAGAAGCGAAAGATAAAGTAGTGATAATGGGCCATGCCATAGGAGATGTAGATTCTTTTGGTGCAGGAATTGGTATTTACCGTATTGCAAAGACGTTAAATAAGAAAGCACATATTGTTATAAATGAAGTTACTACTTCTGTAAGGCCCTTAATGACAAGGTTTATCAATAATCCGGATTATGAAGATGATATGTTCTTAAAGAGTGAACAGGCTATCGGACTGGTAGATAATAATACACTTTTGGTAATTGTTGATGTAAACCGGCCGAGTTATACAGAGTGCAAGGAACTTTTAAGTCTGACCAAAACCATTGTAATACTGGATCATCACAGACAGACCGGAGAAGCAATCGAAAATCCTGTTCTATCCTATATAGAGCCCTATGCTTCTTCTTCCTGCGAGATGGTAGCAGAAATCCTGCAGTATATCGGAGACGGTCTCCGTTTGAAACAGGTGGAAGCAGATGCTATGTACGCTGGTATTATGATTGATACAAACAATTTCCTGACAAAAACAGGGGTAAGAACCTTTGAAGCTGCAGCATTTCTAAGGAGAAGCGGCGCAGATGTAACGCGAATCAGAAAAGCCTTTCGCAGTGACATGGATGAATATAAGACGAAAGCGGAAGCCATTAGCGGCACAGAAGTTTATATGGAGCATTATGCTATTACCATATGCGCCAGTGCGGGTATTAACAGCCCCACTGTTCTTGGCGCACAGGTTGCAAATGAGCTTCTTAATATTAATAATATCAGAGCATCTTTTGTTTTCACAGAATTTAATGAAAAAATATATCTTAGTGCAAGATCAATTGATGAAGTGAACGTGCAGCTTATTATGGAAAGATTAGGCGGAGGCGGTCACATGAGTGTTGCCGGTGCACAGTTTACCGGCTGTACCCTCTCAGAAGCTACTTATAATTTAAAGACAACCCTTTCAACTATGAAGAAGGAAGGCGAGTTATAA
- the rplI gene encoding 50S ribosomal protein L9 produces MQIILTQDVKALGKKGEMVNVSDGYARNFILPKKLGVEANAKNLNDLKLQKAAEEKRQKEILEEAKVLGKDIESKTLEVRIKTGEGGRTFGSISSKEIAQELKSQYGLDIDKKKLQVNDPIKTLGTHTVPVKLHPQVTAELKVKVIEQ; encoded by the coding sequence ATGCAGATTATATTAACACAGGATGTAAAAGCATTAGGTAAAAAGGGTGAAATGGTTAATGTAAGTGATGGCTACGCCAGGAATTTTATTCTTCCTAAAAAACTGGGAGTGGAAGCCAATGCAAAAAACCTCAATGACTTAAAGTTACAGAAAGCTGCAGAGGAAAAAAGGCAGAAAGAAATCTTAGAAGAAGCAAAAGTGCTTGGAAAAGATATAGAAAGCAAGACCCTGGAAGTAAGAATAAAGACCGGCGAAGGCGGAAGAACCTTCGGTTCTATCTCCTCCAAGGAAATCGCCCAGGAATTAAAGTCCCAGTATGGACTGGATATTGACAAGAAGAAACTTCAGGTAAATGATCCTATTAAAACTCTTGGAACCCATACGGTTCCTGTCAAACTGCATCCTCAGGTTACCGCTGAATTAAAGGTGAAGGTTATAGAACAGTAA